From the genome of Pseudomonas yamanorum, one region includes:
- a CDS encoding HU family DNA-binding protein codes for MRKPELAAAIAEKADLTKEQANRVLNAVLEEITGALHRKDSVTLVGFGTFLQRHRGARTGKNPQTGEPVKIKASNTVAFKPGKSLKDSVNP; via the coding sequence ATGCGTAAACCAGAACTCGCAGCCGCTATTGCTGAAAAAGCAGACCTGACCAAAGAACAGGCCAACCGCGTACTCAACGCCGTACTCGAAGAAATCACCGGCGCGCTGCATCGCAAGGACAGCGTCACCCTGGTGGGCTTCGGCACCTTCCTGCAGCGCCACCGCGGCGCCCGCACCGGCAAAAACCCGCAAACCGGCGAGCCGGTGAAAATCAAGGCGAGCAACACCGTTGCGTTCAAGCCAGGCAAGTCGCTTAAAGACAGCGTCAATCCGTAA